One window from the genome of Deinococcus sp. NW-56 encodes:
- a CDS encoding isocitrate/isopropylmalate dehydrogenase family protein, whose translation MAKYRICLIEGDGIGHEVIPAARRVLEAAGLDAEYVTAEAGYEYFLDHGTSVPQATYEAVENTDATLFGAATSPSGEKPDGFFGAIRHLRRKYNLYANVRPTRTRPVPGAYENVDLVIVRENTQGLYVEQERRYGDTAIADTVITKEASDRIGKFAADLALKRRGKLTVVHKANVLPVTQGLFMDSVLEQAQGVDGLTTNTMIVDNAAMQLVRNPSQFDVMVMTNMFGDILSDLAAGLVGGLGIAASGNVGDQFGIFESVHGSAPDIAGQGISNPTATMLASVLMLDHIGAHDVARRIDEAVNTVLTEGPRTRDLGGTAGTKEFTDAVIARL comes from the coding sequence ATGGCGAAGTACCGCATCTGTTTGATTGAGGGAGACGGCATCGGCCACGAAGTCATCCCCGCCGCCCGCCGCGTGCTGGAAGCCGCTGGCCTCGACGCCGAGTACGTGACCGCCGAGGCGGGCTACGAGTACTTTCTCGACCACGGCACCAGCGTGCCGCAAGCCACCTACGAGGCCGTGGAGAATACCGACGCGACCCTCTTCGGCGCGGCGACCAGCCCGAGTGGCGAGAAGCCCGACGGGTTCTTCGGCGCGATTCGTCACCTGCGGCGCAAGTACAACCTGTACGCCAACGTGCGCCCCACCCGCACCCGCCCGGTCCCCGGCGCTTACGAGAACGTGGACCTCGTGATCGTGCGCGAGAACACCCAGGGCCTGTATGTCGAGCAGGAGCGGCGCTACGGCGACACCGCGATCGCCGACACCGTGATCACCAAGGAAGCCAGCGACCGCATCGGCAAGTTCGCCGCCGACCTCGCCCTGAAGCGCCGGGGCAAGCTCACCGTGGTGCACAAGGCCAACGTGCTGCCCGTCACCCAGGGCCTCTTTATGGACAGCGTGCTGGAGCAGGCGCAGGGCGTGGACGGCCTGACCACCAACACCATGATCGTGGACAACGCGGCCATGCAGCTCGTGCGCAACCCCTCGCAGTTCGACGTGATGGTCATGACGAACATGTTCGGGGACATCCTCTCCGACCTCGCCGCCGGGCTGGTGGGGGGGCTGGGCATCGCCGCGAGCGGGAACGTGGGCGACCAGTTCGGCATCTTCGAGAGCGTGCACGGCTCGGCGCCTGACATCGCGGGGCAGGGCATCTCCAACCCCACCGCGACCATGCTGGCCTCGGTGCTGATGCTCGACCACATCGGGGCACACGACGTGGCCCGCCGCATCGACGAGGCCGTGAACACGGTGCTCACCGAGGGACCGCGCACCCGCGACCTCGGCGGCACCGCCGGAACGAAGGAATTCACCGACGCGGTGATCGCTCGGCTTTAA
- a CDS encoding FAD-binding oxidoreductase produces the protein MKVLVVGGGVAGAAVAYFAAQGGAQVTVVDAGVHAASHVPSALLNPVRGQSGQVDGRALEGISLTWALVRELEAAGWSIPHGQEGVLRPVPDERTRAKFARNLPPALPHRWLMPGEFPVPLSPGWPHALLIPEGGWLEGAAFCAGLLGASGAEVVRGRAVAWDAHSITLEEGPRLQGDAVVWCGGAVGSGWASEAGTHRAGTLLTLDRPATTLPVSFGAYLAPGAGGTGVLGATFEALTPTWQEPTFPTPSLRWLLNRGDALADLRGVRVTGRWSGTRLSGLVAGRQTDGVWRLSGLSSKGFLLGPLLARHVAGDVLRETAT, from the coding sequence GTGAAGGTGCTCGTCGTGGGCGGCGGCGTCGCGGGCGCGGCGGTGGCGTACTTCGCGGCGCAGGGGGGGGCGCAGGTGACGGTGGTGGACGCTGGGGTTCACGCGGCGAGCCACGTGCCTTCCGCCCTGCTTAACCCGGTGCGCGGACAGTCGGGGCAAGTGGACGGGCGGGCATTAGAGGGTATCTCGCTGACCTGGGCACTGGTGCGCGAGCTGGAGGCGGCGGGCTGGTCCATTCCCCACGGCCAGGAGGGCGTGCTGCGCCCGGTGCCCGACGAGCGCACGCGGGCCAAGTTCGCGCGGAACCTCCCCCCGGCTCTCCCCCACCGCTGGCTGATGCCGGGAGAGTTCCCCGTGCCCCTCTCCCCAGGCTGGCCGCACGCCCTGCTGATCCCGGAGGGGGGCTGGCTGGAGGGCGCGGCCTTCTGCGCGGGGCTGCTGGGCGCGAGCGGGGCGGAGGTCGTGCGGGGTCGGGCGGTCGCCTGGGATGCCCACTCGATCACACTGGAGGAAGGTCCCCGGCTCCAGGGCGACGCGGTGGTCTGGTGCGGCGGCGCGGTGGGGTCGGGCTGGGCGAGCGAAGCGGGCACCCACCGGGCAGGCACGTTGCTCACACTGGACCGTCCAGCGACCACCCTGCCCGTAAGCTTCGGGGCCTACCTCGCGCCGGGGGCCGGGGGAACGGGGGTCCTGGGGGCGACGTTCGAGGCCCTGACGCCGACCTGGCAGGAGCCGACCTTCCCCACCCCCTCGCTGCGCTGGCTGCTGAACCGGGGGGATGCACTGGCTGACCTGCGCGGCGTGCGGGTGACCGGACGCTGGAGCGGCACCCGACTCTCCGGGCTGGTGGCCGGACGGCAGACGGACGGCGTGTGGCGGCTCTCCGGGCTGAGCAGCAAGGGCTTTTTGCTGGGGCCGCTGCTCGCGCGTCACGTTGCGGGTGACGTGCTGCGGGAGACCGCAACGTAA
- the mnmD gene encoding tRNA (5-methylaminomethyl-2-thiouridine)(34)-methyltransferase MnmD encodes MTDADPSPAGAILLTPDGSRTALSARYGEAYGSRHGAAAQARHVFVEGSGTHKHPRPRVLEVGFGLGVNFRATLAECARRGASLEYVAYEFDPAPVAVLREVAEGGEGSEHPAWEELLAGWGGPDPLTVRVPGVSLTVRFEDIRTAQLPQDWATALYLDGFSPACNPEVWTPEVVGRLASALAPGGVLTTYSAAGHVRRALAATSLQVERRPGPPGKREHLRAVRQ; translated from the coding sequence ATGACCGACGCCGACCCTTCGCCCGCCGGAGCCATCCTGCTCACGCCCGACGGCTCACGTACCGCCCTGAGCGCCCGCTACGGCGAGGCGTACGGCTCGCGGCACGGCGCGGCAGCGCAGGCCCGGCATGTGTTTGTGGAAGGAAGCGGCACCCACAAGCACCCCCGCCCCCGTGTGCTGGAGGTGGGCTTCGGGCTGGGCGTCAACTTCCGGGCGACCCTGGCGGAGTGTGCGCGGCGCGGCGCCTCGCTCGAGTACGTGGCCTACGAGTTCGACCCCGCGCCCGTGGCCGTGCTGCGGGAGGTGGCTGAAGGCGGGGAAGGCTCAGAGCACCCCGCCTGGGAGGAGCTGCTGGCGGGGTGGGGCGGACCGGACCCTCTGACCGTTCGGGTGCCCGGCGTCTCCCTCACCGTCCGGTTCGAGGACATCCGGACGGCGCAGCTTCCGCAGGACTGGGCCACGGCCCTCTACCTCGACGGCTTCTCGCCCGCCTGCAACCCGGAGGTCTGGACGCCGGAGGTGGTGGGGCGGCTGGCCTCGGCCCTCGCGCCGGGGGGCGTGCTGACGACCTACAGCGCGGCTGGGCACGTGCGCCGGGCGCTGGCGGCGACGAGTTTGCAGGTCGAGCGCCGCCCTGGTCCCCCCGGCAAGCGCGAGCATCTGCGGGCGGTGCGGCAGTGA
- a CDS encoding YsnF/AvaK domain-containing protein — protein MDDHRPDQAPLTDAALREREERRELIERLRLYEERALVEVVPETVGAVTIRRVVTERQENVPITLRREHLEITVREHTGGQATLNGEELEVGRVYEVPLYEERALIEKQVYPLNDVTIAKEARVYTQTQEITLRREELAVEDPQGLVRERTMPNPLDPDPTL, from the coding sequence ATGGACGACCACAGACCCGACCAAGCTCCCCTGACCGACGCGGCCCTGCGCGAGCGTGAGGAGCGCCGCGAACTGATCGAGCGCCTGCGGCTGTACGAGGAACGTGCCCTCGTGGAAGTCGTGCCCGAGACGGTCGGCGCCGTCACCATCCGCCGGGTCGTGACCGAGCGGCAGGAGAACGTGCCCATCACCCTGCGCCGCGAGCACCTCGAGATCACCGTGCGCGAGCACACCGGGGGCCAGGCGACCCTCAACGGCGAGGAACTCGAAGTGGGCCGCGTCTACGAGGTCCCGCTGTACGAGGAACGGGCGCTGATCGAAAAGCAGGTCTACCCCCTCAACGACGTGACCATCGCCAAAGAAGCCCGCGTCTACACCCAGACCCAGGAGATCACCCTGCGCCGCGAGGAACTCGCCGTGGAAGACCCGCAGGGCCTGGTGCGCGAGCGGACGATGCCCAACCCCCTCGACCCCGACCCGACCCTTTAA
- a CDS encoding DUF2382 domain-containing protein: protein MTQMNLMRLSDLSRDNMYDNAGVYNPSGNTAYGYNNEKIGTVRDALVDPGSGRIRYLILDVGGWFSSKEVVVPVGDARFDDNGVYFDSLTKDQVRDLEEYRYDQTYTDTNFQQTNERVLRAADTDETTYRERAYRTPDRLQLLEERLIVNKERFRAGAVEIGKHVETRQEQVNVGLQREEVVIERHPVTEARPVEGAVLGAASETVRVDLEAERANVGKQAYVVEEVEIGKRTVTDTQTVTETVGREVLDVNKTGEVRLQDGDTTTSTTLTDTDRNNGRR, encoded by the coding sequence ATGACCCAGATGAACCTGATGCGCCTGTCCGACCTGAGCCGCGACAACATGTACGACAACGCGGGCGTCTACAACCCCAGCGGCAACACCGCCTACGGGTACAACAACGAGAAGATCGGCACCGTCCGCGACGCGCTGGTGGACCCTGGCAGCGGCCGCATTCGCTACCTGATCCTCGACGTGGGCGGCTGGTTCTCCTCCAAGGAAGTCGTCGTGCCCGTCGGCGACGCCCGCTTCGACGACAACGGCGTGTACTTCGACAGCCTGACCAAGGACCAGGTCCGTGACCTCGAAGAGTACCGCTACGACCAGACCTACACCGACACCAACTTCCAGCAGACCAACGAGCGCGTGCTGCGGGCCGCCGATACCGACGAGACCACCTACCGCGAGCGGGCCTACCGCACGCCGGACCGTCTCCAGCTTCTGGAAGAGCGCCTGATCGTCAACAAGGAGCGCTTCCGCGCTGGGGCCGTCGAGATCGGCAAGCACGTCGAGACCCGTCAGGAGCAGGTCAACGTGGGCTTGCAGCGCGAGGAAGTGGTCATCGAGCGTCACCCCGTGACCGAGGCCCGCCCCGTCGAGGGCGCGGTGCTGGGCGCGGCAAGCGAGACGGTGCGCGTGGACCTCGAAGCCGAGCGGGCCAATGTCGGCAAGCAGGCCTACGTGGTCGAGGAAGTCGAGATCGGCAAGCGCACCGTGACCGACACCCAGACCGTGACCGAGACGGTGGGCCGCGAAGTGCTGGACGTCAACAAGACGGGTGAAGTGCGCCTGCAGGACGGCGACACCACCACCAGCACGACCCTGACCGACACCGACCGCAACAACGGTCGCCGCTGA
- a CDS encoding translation factor GTPase family protein, with amino-acid sequence MPVRVVSLVGHSGSGKTTLSEALLVRSGALPRAGRVEDGTTQSDHTDAEKAHGFSITTGVLRLTHAGTDLTLLDTPGYADFVREIRGAIRAADSALVLVSAVSGVEVGTERVWATADRFAMPRIVLMSKMDRERANFSAVLADIRATLKGNVAAACLPVGEGPGFRGVVDVLGTDPADPDLPAEVRSALPEAREALIEAIADTDDELMTRYLEGEELSAEELRSAFLRAVHAGTLFPVLPVSAATGGGLDELLDLMVRGLRSAQERGVLTGVDGQTREPTPDAPFSARVWRVSVDPFVGKLAHIRVWSGTLRPGDTLRNTTRGADVKPAHLYVMSGHDLTEVPELRAGMLGVLTKLPELHTGDTLADPAQPIEYDPLVLPDPAHTVALVPRTRQDEDRLGAAMARLLDEDPTLRFSREEQTGELLLAGMGDMHTSIAVERLAALGVNVDTHLPQIPYRETIRASAQAQGKHKKQSGGHGQYGDCHLRLSPGPGFAFRSEVVGGAIPGKYLPSIEKGVVDAMEKGPLAGYPMQDVQVAVTHGSYHDVDSSDLAFRTAGALAFRNAVEGARPTLLEPVVLLRVRAPAQFTGDLVGDLQTRRARVQGMEPEGTVITITAVVPQAELQTYSADLRSLTGDRGAFSVKPQGYQDVPEHLAKKIVEARKTAAG; translated from the coding sequence ATGCCGGTCCGTGTGGTCAGCCTGGTGGGCCACAGCGGATCGGGCAAGACGACGCTTTCCGAAGCCCTGCTGGTGCGCAGCGGGGCTTTGCCGCGTGCGGGCCGGGTGGAGGACGGCACCACCCAGAGTGACCACACCGACGCCGAGAAAGCCCACGGCTTTTCCATCACGACCGGGGTGCTGCGCCTGACCCACGCGGGCACCGACCTCACGCTGCTGGACACGCCGGGCTACGCCGACTTCGTGCGCGAGATCCGGGGAGCGATCCGGGCTGCCGACTCCGCCCTGGTGCTGGTGAGTGCAGTGAGCGGCGTGGAGGTCGGCACCGAGCGGGTGTGGGCCACCGCCGACCGCTTTGCCATGCCCCGGATCGTGCTGATGTCCAAGATGGACCGCGAGCGGGCGAACTTCTCGGCGGTGCTGGCCGATATCCGCGCGACCCTGAAGGGGAACGTGGCAGCGGCCTGCCTCCCCGTGGGCGAGGGACCGGGGTTCCGGGGCGTGGTGGACGTGCTGGGCACCGACCCCGCCGACCCTGACCTCCCCGCCGAGGTCCGCAGCGCCCTCCCCGAAGCCCGCGAAGCGCTGATCGAAGCCATCGCGGACACCGATGACGAGTTGATGACCCGCTACCTCGAAGGAGAGGAGCTGTCCGCGGAGGAACTGCGCTCGGCCTTCCTGCGGGCCGTCCATGCCGGGACCCTCTTCCCGGTGCTGCCCGTCTCGGCGGCGACGGGGGGCGGGCTGGACGAACTGCTGGACCTGATGGTTCGCGGCCTGCGGAGTGCCCAGGAGCGCGGCGTGCTCACCGGGGTGGACGGCCAGACCCGCGAGCCGACGCCGGACGCGCCCTTCAGTGCCCGCGTGTGGCGGGTCAGCGTGGACCCCTTCGTGGGCAAGCTCGCGCATATCCGGGTGTGGAGCGGCACGCTGCGCCCCGGCGACACCCTGCGCAACACCACGCGCGGGGCGGACGTGAAGCCTGCCCACCTGTACGTGATGAGCGGCCACGACCTCACCGAAGTGCCCGAGCTGCGGGCCGGGATGCTCGGCGTGCTCACCAAGCTGCCCGAACTGCACACTGGAGACACCCTGGCCGACCCCGCTCAGCCCATCGAATACGACCCGCTGGTGCTCCCCGACCCGGCCCACACGGTTGCCCTCGTTCCGCGCACCCGGCAGGATGAGGACCGCCTTGGCGCGGCGATGGCCCGGCTGCTGGACGAGGACCCGACCCTGCGCTTCTCTCGCGAGGAGCAGACGGGCGAACTACTGCTGGCCGGAATGGGCGACATGCACACGTCCATCGCGGTCGAGCGCCTCGCCGCGCTGGGCGTCAACGTGGACACCCACCTCCCGCAGATTCCTTACCGGGAGACCATCCGGGCCTCGGCCCAGGCGCAGGGCAAGCACAAGAAGCAGTCGGGCGGGCACGGGCAATACGGCGACTGCCACCTTCGCCTCTCGCCGGGACCGGGCTTTGCCTTCCGCTCCGAAGTCGTGGGCGGTGCAATTCCGGGTAAGTACCTCCCCAGCATCGAGAAGGGCGTGGTGGACGCGATGGAGAAGGGGCCGCTGGCGGGCTACCCCATGCAGGACGTGCAGGTGGCGGTGACCCACGGCTCATATCACGACGTGGATTCCAGCGACCTCGCCTTCCGCACCGCCGGGGCGCTCGCCTTCCGCAACGCGGTGGAGGGAGCGCGGCCCACCCTGCTGGAACCCGTGGTGCTGCTGCGGGTGCGGGCTCCGGCGCAGTTCACGGGGGACCTCGTGGGTGACCTCCAGACCCGCCGCGCCCGCGTGCAGGGCATGGAGCCCGAAGGCACCGTCATCACGATCACGGCAGTCGTGCCCCAGGCCGAACTCCAGACCTACAGCGCCGACCTGCGCTCCCTGACCGGCGACCGGGGGGCCTTCAGCGTCAAGCCCCAGGGCTATCAGGACGTGCCTGAGCACTTGGCGAAGAAGATCGTGGAGGCGCGGAAGACGGCGGCCGGGTAG
- a CDS encoding low specificity L-threonine aldolase encodes MTVAPPRVLADLRSDTVTTPTPEMREAMAQAPVGDDVYGEDPTVNALQSELARLAGFEAGLFMPSGTMTNQVAIALHTRRGEEVICAEGSHIYEWELGMMATFSGVVPRFVPAPLGVPDPEAVRLAVRRSVHQSPTGMISLENTHNKAGGTVLPLKVLAAIRGVADEEGLPLHLDGARVFNAAAALDVPLSEITRHFDTVSICLSKGLGAPVGSVLLGSAAAMKQAHRYRKMMGGGMRQAGVLAAAALVAVRDGPARLKEDHRRTRRLAEALLEAGYSVNMAAVQTNIIYVTLPDAAAQVARWASEGVLASALGPDSVRFVLHHQVGDEALEEAIRVLTA; translated from the coding sequence ATGACCGTCGCCCCTCCCCGCGTCCTGGCCGACCTCCGCTCCGATACCGTCACCACGCCCACCCCCGAGATGCGGGAGGCGATGGCGCAGGCCCCGGTGGGCGACGACGTGTACGGCGAGGACCCCACCGTCAACGCGCTTCAGAGCGAACTCGCCCGCCTCGCCGGATTCGAGGCGGGCCTCTTCATGCCGTCGGGCACGATGACCAATCAGGTCGCCATCGCCCTGCACACCCGCCGGGGCGAGGAAGTGATCTGCGCGGAGGGGTCACACATCTACGAGTGGGAACTGGGCATGATGGCGACCTTTTCCGGCGTGGTGCCCCGCTTCGTGCCCGCGCCGCTGGGCGTGCCCGACCCGGAGGCGGTGCGCCTCGCCGTGCGGCGCAGCGTCCACCAGTCGCCCACGGGGATGATCAGCCTGGAAAACACCCACAACAAGGCAGGCGGGACGGTGCTGCCGCTGAAGGTGCTGGCCGCCATCCGCGGCGTGGCCGACGAGGAGGGGCTGCCCCTGCACCTCGACGGGGCGCGGGTCTTCAACGCGGCGGCGGCGCTGGACGTTCCCCTCTCCGAGATCACCCGCCACTTCGACACCGTGAGCATCTGCCTGAGCAAAGGGCTGGGTGCCCCAGTCGGCAGCGTGCTGCTGGGCAGCGCCGCCGCCATGAAGCAGGCCCACCGCTACCGCAAGATGATGGGCGGAGGGATGCGTCAGGCCGGGGTCCTCGCCGCCGCCGCGTTGGTCGCCGTGCGGGACGGCCCCGCCCGCCTGAAGGAAGACCACCGCCGCACCCGCCGCCTCGCCGAAGCGCTGCTGGAAGCCGGGTACAGCGTGAATATGGCCGCCGTGCAGACCAACATCATCTACGTGACCCTGCCCGACGCGGCGGCGCAGGTGGCCCGCTGGGCTTCAGAAGGGGTGCTGGCGAGTGCGCTGGGGCCGGACTCCGTGCGCTTCGTGCTGCACCACCAGGTCGGAGACGAGGCGTTGGAGGAAGCGATCCGGGTGCTGACCGCCTGA
- a CDS encoding CPBP family intramembrane glutamic endopeptidase, which produces MTAPDQPVSPSIPQAPGIRAVDGNRAALTLLIAQNVLSAIAIGAGVPLGTALLLSFVGNAVLALTVFRRPMQALFRDSRWRTPPSWGLSLAAFVLAFLASRAFVLVYVTLFPQSADAIPQFVSQGPDLWVLLLAAGLLIPFAEEVAFRGLMLRGHERAAGFTVAAVTTSLAFGVAHGVPASVVGIIPLAYALARLTQHSGSLWNAVIVHALNNTLAVALGSVLAGRLPDNTEQAGELLKNPALAVPVAIGAALFGVAVLTVLHLWLTPRADPQERQAPGPWLSAAYVGVVLFGVVAAALTLPAVQQTLTDLRGVMR; this is translated from the coding sequence ATGACCGCCCCGGACCAGCCCGTTTCCCCCAGCATCCCCCAGGCTCCGGGCATCCGCGCCGTGGACGGCAACCGCGCGGCTCTAACCCTGCTGATCGCGCAGAATGTTCTTTCGGCGATTGCCATCGGGGCGGGGGTCCCGCTGGGCACGGCACTGCTGCTGTCCTTCGTGGGGAATGCGGTGCTGGCCCTGACCGTCTTTCGGCGGCCTATGCAGGCCCTCTTCCGCGATTCGCGCTGGCGCACGCCGCCGTCGTGGGGACTGTCGCTGGCGGCCTTCGTGCTGGCGTTTCTGGCGTCGCGGGCCTTTGTCCTCGTGTACGTGACCCTCTTTCCGCAATCGGCGGACGCCATTCCGCAGTTCGTGAGCCAGGGGCCGGACCTGTGGGTGCTGCTGCTGGCCGCCGGGCTGCTGATCCCCTTCGCGGAGGAGGTCGCCTTCCGGGGCCTGATGTTGCGTGGGCACGAACGGGCGGCGGGCTTCACGGTGGCGGCAGTGACAACCTCGCTCGCCTTCGGGGTCGCGCACGGGGTTCCGGCGAGCGTGGTGGGCATCATTCCGCTGGCCTACGCGCTGGCCCGGCTGACCCAGCACAGCGGCAGCCTGTGGAACGCGGTGATCGTCCACGCGCTGAACAACACGCTGGCGGTGGCGCTGGGCAGCGTGCTCGCCGGACGGCTTCCTGACAACACCGAACAGGCGGGCGAACTGCTGAAAAATCCGGCGCTGGCGGTGCCCGTGGCGATTGGGGCGGCCCTATTTGGCGTCGCGGTGCTGACGGTGCTGCACCTCTGGCTGACCCCCAGGGCCGATCCCCAGGAGCGGCAGGCGCCCGGTCCGTGGCTCAGCGCGGCGTATGTCGGCGTGGTGCTGTTCGGGGTGGTCGCGGCGGCCCTGACCCTGCCCGCCGTGCAGCAGACCCTGACCGATCTGCGCGGGGTGATGCGGTAG
- a CDS encoding YkvA family protein yields MNRLRAFARRLKADLLALSLAARDPRTPWLARALALLVLAYALSPIDLIPDFIPVLGQLDDLLLVPAGLWLVLRLVPPAVLEDARAEAARHPARLARSGWGLVPMLGLYALALWGLWHLWVTRSGSGG; encoded by the coding sequence CTGAACCGCTTGCGGGCTTTCGCCCGGCGGCTGAAGGCCGACCTGCTGGCCCTCAGCCTCGCCGCCCGTGACCCCCGCACCCCGTGGCTGGCCCGCGCCCTGGCCCTGCTCGTCCTGGCCTATGCGCTCAGCCCCATCGACCTGATTCCGGACTTCATCCCGGTACTGGGGCAGCTCGACGACCTGCTGCTCGTTCCCGCTGGGCTGTGGCTGGTGCTGCGCCTCGTGCCGCCCGCCGTGCTGGAGGACGCCCGTGCCGAGGCCGCCCGTCATCCCGCGCGGCTGGCCCGCTCCGGCTGGGGGCTGGTGCCCATGCTGGGGCTGTACGCCCTCGCGCTGTGGGGGCTGTGGCACCTGTGGGTCACCCGCTCCGGCTCGGGGGGCTAG
- a CDS encoding YIP1 family protein has product MARPRPTPAPPPTAPLAAELLSGPAAFFERLRQVPPLPWRYALPPVLAALLAGVVYALLLRPVVGATAQGAAAFASYAVNVFGTFFLTVVGAALMAGLGWLGAGREGRAPEVYGATFVLLPPLYLTLSVLVLLSGTDLGLIRVDGAALSQRELLEAVMQGGLARVTVLLLLLAPLAQFALAYRGFLTLTGDRRRALLGTLLPLLPVLAVTALGLAPLLAAW; this is encoded by the coding sequence ATGGCCCGCCCGCGCCCCACGCCTGCCCCGCCCCCCACCGCGCCCCTCGCCGCCGAACTGCTGAGCGGCCCGGCGGCCTTTTTCGAGCGGTTGCGCCAGGTGCCGCCCCTGCCCTGGCGGTACGCCCTCCCGCCCGTGCTCGCAGCCCTGCTCGCGGGGGTGGTGTACGCCCTGCTGCTGCGCCCGGTCGTGGGGGCGACGGCCCAGGGTGCGGCGGCGTTCGCCTCTTACGCGGTCAACGTCTTCGGCACCTTCTTCCTGACGGTGGTGGGCGCGGCGCTGATGGCGGGGCTGGGCTGGTTGGGAGCCGGACGCGAGGGCCGTGCCCCGGAGGTCTACGGGGCAACCTTTGTGCTGCTGCCACCGCTGTATCTGACGCTGTCGGTGCTGGTCCTCCTGTCGGGAACGGACTTGGGCCTGATCCGTGTGGACGGGGCCGCGCTTTCTCAGCGTGAGTTGCTGGAGGCGGTGATGCAGGGCGGCCTCGCCCGCGTGACCGTGCTCCTGCTGCTGCTCGCGCCCCTCGCGCAGTTCGCGCTGGCCTACCGGGGCTTCCTGACCCTGACGGGGGACCGCCGCCGGGCGCTCCTCGGCACGCTCCTTCCCCTCCTTCCCGTGCTGGCGGTGACGGCGTTGGGCCTGGCCCCGCTCTTGGCGGCCTGGTAA
- a CDS encoding DUF456 domain-containing protein, with protein MSLAFLVFLVAWVVGMVGTFVPALPATLIIFAGTVAATFIDGFQVWPDLPFLLTFAVITFLISMIDNFASAWGARRYGGSKQAGWGALVGGLVGIFIPFGLIVGPLAGALAAELLIVRKPAPDAIRAAWGTLLGLLTGIAAKLVLHLLIGIYELWRLWDPSKSIFG; from the coding sequence ATGAGTCTCGCCTTTCTGGTCTTTCTGGTCGCCTGGGTCGTCGGCATGGTCGGCACCTTCGTGCCCGCGCTGCCCGCCACGCTGATCATCTTCGCGGGCACGGTCGCCGCCACCTTCATCGACGGGTTTCAGGTGTGGCCGGACCTGCCCTTTCTGCTCACCTTCGCGGTCATCACGTTCCTGATTTCCATGATCGACAACTTCGCCTCGGCGTGGGGGGCGCGGCGGTATGGGGGCAGCAAGCAGGCCGGGTGGGGAGCCTTGGTCGGCGGGCTGGTGGGCATCTTCATTCCCTTCGGGCTGATCGTGGGACCGCTCGCCGGGGCGTTGGCGGCGGAACTCCTGATCGTGCGAAAGCCCGCGCCCGACGCCATTCGCGCCGCCTGGGGCACCCTGCTGGGACTACTGACCGGCATCGCCGCCAAGCTGGTGCTGCACCTGCTGATCGGGATTTACGAGCTGTGGCGCCTCTGGGACCCCAGCAAAAGCATCTTCGGCTGA
- a CDS encoding peroxidase-related enzyme produces the protein MTTTQPPTDERRLSYLPVPDASGVPEGVSKLWAKAEANMGFVPNVFRAQAVNGEQFLAWWNYFNLLLNKEGYLSNAERELVAVVVSSVNRCLYCAVSHGAALRHFDGDPQKADAVAVNWRHATLTERERVLCEYAEKLTLRPAEVTEADLQPLRGVGLDDHQIMELVQVIGMFNMTNRVSSALGFQPNAEYYVQSR, from the coding sequence ATGACCACAACCCAGCCGCCCACCGACGAGCGCCGTCTCTCCTACCTGCCCGTCCCCGACGCCTCCGGGGTGCCCGAGGGCGTGAGCAAACTGTGGGCCAAGGCCGAGGCGAACATGGGCTTCGTGCCCAACGTGTTCCGCGCCCAGGCGGTCAACGGCGAGCAGTTCCTGGCGTGGTGGAACTACTTCAACCTGCTGCTGAACAAGGAGGGGTACCTGAGCAACGCCGAGCGCGAACTTGTCGCCGTGGTGGTAAGTAGTGTCAACCGCTGCCTGTACTGCGCCGTGTCGCACGGGGCGGCCCTGCGCCACTTTGACGGTGATCCCCAGAAGGCCGACGCGGTGGCGGTGAACTGGCGCCACGCCACCCTGACCGAGCGCGAGCGCGTGCTGTGCGAGTACGCCGAGAAGCTGACCCTGCGCCCCGCCGAGGTGACCGAAGCCGACCTCCAGCCCCTGCGTGGGGTGGGGCTGGACGACCACCAGATCATGGAACTCGTGCAGGTGATCGGCATGTTCAACATGACCAACCGCGTATCGAGCGCCCTGGGATTCCAGCCCAACGCCGAATACTACGTCCAGAGCCGCTAA